In a genomic window of Virgibacillus sp. SK37:
- a CDS encoding IS256 family transposase, whose protein sequence is MSNSLPENLFSNHLENLVQSFVKEKLELIMEEERENFFKVENPELDSSKNGYYQRNLDTKYGRINLSVPRDREGYYTTHVFGPYERREKWLGETIINMYQHGFSTREVGQFIERILGDQYSAATISNITDVVVDDIESWKKRSLSRRYSVLYLDGTYFKLRRQDVDNEVIYMIIGMNEDGQKEILDFRVGGKESANVWKEQLYKLRDRGVEEVLLGVFDGLTGLDAALKEVFPKADVQRCVVHKLRNTQSMVRVKDKEHLFEDLKPVYRAEDKEQALENFEKFKQNWKKIYPKVIQSWEEDLSDLLRFYDYPPIIRPQIYTTNTIERAIKEIKKRLKPMNSLPSEKAVEKIIYLVSIDYNETWKNRKNTTFRSAYTELQKMFKERYQLNE, encoded by the coding sequence ATGTCTAATAGTCTACCCGAAAATCTATTTTCTAATCACTTAGAAAACCTTGTACAAAGCTTTGTAAAAGAAAAATTGGAATTAATTATGGAAGAGGAAAGAGAAAACTTTTTTAAAGTAGAAAATCCGGAATTAGATAGTAGTAAAAATGGTTATTATCAACGCAATTTAGATACAAAGTATGGAAGAATAAACCTATCTGTCCCTAGAGATCGAGAGGGATATTACACAACCCATGTTTTTGGTCCTTATGAAAGACGTGAAAAATGGTTAGGAGAAACTATTATCAATATGTACCAACATGGTTTCAGCACGAGAGAAGTGGGGCAATTTATTGAAAGAATATTAGGCGACCAATATTCTGCAGCCACCATAAGTAATATTACAGATGTAGTAGTAGACGATATTGAAAGCTGGAAGAAACGTTCATTATCCAGACGATATTCGGTTCTTTATTTAGATGGGACCTATTTTAAATTGCGCCGGCAGGATGTAGATAACGAGGTCATTTATATGATTATTGGGATGAATGAAGATGGACAAAAGGAAATTCTTGATTTCCGTGTGGGCGGTAAAGAAAGTGCTAATGTGTGGAAAGAACAGTTATATAAACTACGCGATCGTGGTGTAGAAGAAGTTCTATTAGGCGTTTTCGATGGTCTAACAGGACTAGACGCAGCGCTAAAAGAAGTATTTCCTAAAGCTGACGTACAGCGCTGTGTTGTTCATAAATTACGGAATACTCAATCCATGGTACGTGTAAAAGATAAAGAACATTTATTTGAAGATTTAAAACCAGTTTACCGTGCGGAAGATAAAGAACAAGCATTAGAAAACTTCGAGAAATTTAAACAGAATTGGAAAAAAATATATCCAAAGGTAATTCAGTCATGGGAAGAAGACTTGTCAGACTTATTACGGTTTTACGATTATCCACCAATCATTCGACCTCAAATATATACAACAAATACAATCGAAAGAGCTATAAAAGAAATTAAAAAGAGGCTTAAACCGATGAATAGTCTACCTAGTGAAAAAGCTGTCGAAAAGATCATCTATTTGGTTTCTATTGACTATAATGAAACTTGGAAAAACAGGAAAAATACTACTTTTAGATCTGCCTATACAGAATTACAAAAGATGTTTAAAGAAAGATATCAACTAAATGAGTAG
- a CDS encoding STAS domain-containing protein: protein MQEVDSVIPVPIFKVDKNLEILGCTKEATEWFGQPKTLLQIIDEGSQDKILQMLHPSKAKNSFEINIIDKLGELSLVDCHVGWRGELHAELLILKKDPTITRVSAHLNKLQSRLQATDIELLKEKEKAEAVLEENNRLSAPFIQVTNELALIPIFGEIDTEKSEMISELIIQNAYDAIATKLIIDFTAISRIDRDGLKGFNKLFRSLEMLGKQVTVTGVGPRHAKTLHELGIPLDIQFLPSLQKAIMRLTS from the coding sequence ATGCAAGAAGTGGATAGTGTTATTCCTGTACCTATTTTTAAGGTAGATAAAAACCTGGAAATTCTTGGTTGTACGAAGGAAGCAACAGAGTGGTTTGGACAACCTAAAACACTTTTACAAATTATAGATGAAGGAAGCCAGGATAAAATTTTGCAAATGCTCCATCCTTCCAAAGCGAAAAATTCCTTTGAGATAAATATTATAGATAAGCTTGGAGAATTATCCTTGGTTGATTGCCATGTTGGTTGGCGGGGGGAGCTTCATGCAGAATTACTTATTTTAAAAAAGGATCCAACTATAACAAGGGTAAGTGCACATTTAAACAAGCTTCAATCCAGATTACAAGCAACAGATATAGAATTACTTAAAGAAAAGGAAAAAGCAGAAGCTGTTTTAGAAGAAAACAATCGATTATCTGCGCCTTTTATCCAGGTGACCAACGAATTAGCACTCATCCCCATTTTTGGTGAGATAGACACAGAGAAAAGCGAAATGATAAGTGAGTTAATTATTCAAAATGCCTATGATGCCATTGCTACAAAGTTAATTATTGACTTTACTGCGATCAGCAGAATAGATCGGGATGGCCTAAAGGGTTTTAATAAATTATTTCGATCATTGGAAATGCTAGGAAAGCAAGTGACTGTGACTGGTGTTGGACCACGACATGCCAAAACACTCCATGAATTAGGTATTCCGCTTGATATTCAATTTTTACCATCACTGCAAAAGGCAATAATGAGACTTACGAGCTAA
- a CDS encoding DUF3953 domain-containing protein, with protein sequence MLKISRLVLSIIVVLMAAYGLVTGNMENLPIIMVLLGIQLLLTGIELLQKDRKSFLGYADIVISLFLFFVAIQGFVYS encoded by the coding sequence TTGCTTAAGATTAGTCGTTTGGTACTTTCGATTATTGTAGTACTAATGGCAGCTTATGGATTAGTTACTGGAAATATGGAAAACTTGCCAATAATCATGGTGCTTTTAGGAATACAGCTGCTTCTTACGGGAATCGAATTGCTTCAAAAAGACAGGAAGAGCTTTTTGGGTTATGCAGATATTGTAATATCATTATTTTTATTTTTTGTTGCCATACAAGGTTTTGTATATAGTTAA
- a CDS encoding metal-dependent hydrolase, translated as MNGTAHAAIGAAAGFIIANKYQTDPTTTIWLVGIGGVSGLIPDLDIDGKLRGKITLSHHLFRSIAQLIAILIMGYSFYAGTDTERYIGIGIGLVLLAIASSIKQKHMLLLTGIGVLGAGATLQETWLMLLGIYILIASLVSHRSYTHSLLGVIFFGVIASKLEVSLGKEGIYLTCMAGYISHLLADSKLLPFNKRGVKLFLPLSSKEF; from the coding sequence GTGAATGGTACAGCACATGCAGCAATTGGAGCTGCAGCCGGATTTATTATCGCAAATAAATATCAGACAGATCCAACAACGACGATTTGGCTAGTAGGTATCGGTGGTGTCTCAGGGTTAATTCCCGATCTTGACATTGATGGAAAGCTTCGTGGTAAAATCACGCTTTCCCACCACCTATTTCGTTCGATCGCACAGTTAATTGCAATTCTGATTATGGGATATAGCTTTTATGCAGGCACAGATACAGAAAGATATATAGGTATTGGCATCGGACTTGTTTTACTTGCTATTGCCTCATCCATCAAGCAAAAACATATGCTGCTTTTGACGGGAATAGGAGTTCTCGGAGCTGGTGCAACCCTACAGGAAACGTGGCTTATGCTGCTTGGGATCTACATATTAATTGCTTCCCTTGTGTCTCATCGAAGCTATACGCATTCACTACTCGGAGTCATTTTCTTTGGGGTGATTGCCTCCAAGCTTGAAGTATCTCTTGGAAAAGAAGGCATCTATTTGACCTGTATGGCTGGGTATATTAGTCATTTACTTGCAGACAGCAAACTGCTTCCGTTCAATAAACGCGGAGTAAAGCTATTTCTCCCTCTTTCCTCAAAGGAGTTTTAA
- a CDS encoding GNAT family N-acetyltransferase, which produces MVKKDNQLIGFFFFQKQKENSIDIVLDMKPELTGQEYGESYVQAGIEFGINKYKPTTITLSVATFNERAINVYKKVGFVPEETYMQDTNGGTYAFLKMNYDVHKHN; this is translated from the coding sequence GTGGTAAAGAAAGATAATCAACTTATCGGGTTTTTCTTTTTTCAGAAGCAGAAAGAAAATTCAATAGACATAGTTTTGGATATGAAACCGGAACTGACAGGTCAAGAGTATGGGGAATCTTATGTTCAAGCAGGCATAGAATTCGGGATTAATAAATACAAGCCTACAACCATTACTCTTTCAGTCGCTACCTTCAATGAACGTGCCATCAACGTGTACAAAAAAGTTGGATTTGTTCCTGAGGAGACTTATATGCAAGACACCAACGGGGGAACCTATGCATTCTTAAAAATGAATTATGATGTACATAAGCATAATTAG
- a CDS encoding alpha/beta fold hydrolase, protein MKEENYNQKHIQLPSGEIYAEYVLNDKPPLLLLHGFVSSTYTFHQLMPLLAENFSVIAIDLIGFGKSEKSTSFIYSYANYAKLIKECMDYFQFKKISIAGHSMGGQIALYTAKQYPESIDRLILLASSGYLPRAKKGMIFVSYLPLFHLFARRHVQKQGVAKTLQNVLYNQEYITPELIDAYGAPLKEKNFYKALIRLLRYREGDLSQEALKQIKQPVLLIWGKEDKVVSIRVGMQLEKDLPNAKLISYTDTGHLVTEERPEEVYRDIITFIKH, encoded by the coding sequence ATGAAGGAAGAAAACTATAATCAAAAGCATATCCAATTACCTAGTGGAGAAATCTATGCAGAATACGTGCTTAATGATAAACCGCCACTTCTGCTCCTTCATGGATTTGTTTCTTCCACCTATACGTTTCATCAACTAATGCCCTTATTAGCGGAAAATTTTTCTGTTATTGCAATCGATTTAATAGGTTTTGGTAAAAGTGAAAAGTCTACCAGCTTTATCTACTCTTATGCTAATTATGCCAAACTGATCAAAGAGTGTATGGACTATTTTCAATTTAAAAAGATAAGCATTGCTGGTCATTCCATGGGTGGGCAAATCGCTCTCTATACTGCTAAACAATACCCGGAAAGTATAGATAGGTTGATATTACTTGCAAGTTCCGGCTACCTTCCAAGAGCTAAAAAAGGAATGATTTTTGTAAGTTACCTTCCTTTATTCCATCTGTTTGCCAGAAGACACGTGCAAAAACAAGGTGTTGCAAAGACACTACAAAATGTTCTCTATAATCAGGAATATATTACGCCCGAACTAATTGACGCATATGGAGCGCCACTTAAAGAGAAAAATTTTTATAAAGCATTGATTCGGCTACTGCGCTACCGGGAAGGCGACCTTAGTCAAGAAGCTTTAAAACAAATAAAGCAGCCTGTCCTGTTGATTTGGGGTAAGGAAGATAAGGTTGTATCCATTCGAGTAGGCATGCAGCTTGAAAAAGACTTGCCAAATGCGAAATTAATCAGTTACACTGACACTGGTCATTTGGTTACAGAGGAAAGACCAGAGGAAGTTTATAGAGATATTATCACATTTATCAAACATTAA
- a CDS encoding serine hydrolase, with product MHEKLSVQKQMDFSGVVYVQRKEKVVVKESFGYANRSDLLKNNINTRFGIASGCKLFTAIAICQLVEQGKLSFHSNLSECLTYEFKHVDLGVTVHQLLTHTSGIPDYFDEEEMDDFEELWEKNPMYHIRKPADFLPMFSNKPMTFTPGERFHYNNAGYILLGLIVEAISGMTFTRYVETYIFGKASMDDSGYFPLDSLPANTAIGYIELPVQKWKTNMYSLPVKGGPDGGAFVTAEDMTKLWSELTHYKLLNEKTTKLLLSPMIQVNENLTYGYGVWINKKPTGEILKYHVMGYDPGISFHSAYYPRNSIISTVCSNKSEGAYEMMTLVEKEIIEER from the coding sequence ATGCATGAAAAACTAAGTGTACAGAAGCAGATGGACTTTTCTGGAGTAGTGTATGTCCAAAGAAAAGAAAAAGTAGTAGTCAAAGAGAGCTTTGGCTATGCCAATCGGTCGGACCTATTAAAGAACAACATCAACACGCGATTTGGTATTGCTTCAGGATGTAAGTTATTTACGGCAATAGCAATCTGTCAGCTTGTGGAGCAAGGCAAACTTTCTTTTCATTCCAACCTGAGTGAATGCCTTACATATGAGTTCAAGCATGTGGATTTGGGAGTTACAGTTCATCAATTACTTACACACACTTCTGGAATTCCAGATTATTTTGATGAAGAAGAGATGGATGATTTCGAGGAACTTTGGGAGAAGAACCCAATGTATCATATACGAAAACCAGCAGACTTTTTACCAATGTTTTCAAATAAACCGATGACATTTACCCCAGGTGAAAGATTCCATTATAACAATGCTGGATACATATTACTTGGTTTGATTGTAGAAGCAATTAGCGGAATGACATTCACGCGGTACGTGGAGACGTATATTTTTGGAAAAGCATCTATGGATGACTCAGGATATTTTCCCCTTGATTCTCTTCCAGCAAACACTGCCATAGGCTATATTGAACTCCCGGTGCAAAAGTGGAAAACTAATATGTATTCCTTGCCAGTAAAGGGAGGACCGGATGGAGGTGCGTTTGTTACGGCAGAAGATATGACGAAACTTTGGTCCGAACTGACTCATTATAAATTGCTAAACGAAAAAACTACAAAATTATTATTATCACCTATGATACAGGTTAACGAGAACCTTACCTATGGCTATGGTGTCTGGATAAATAAGAAACCAACTGGGGAGATTTTGAAATATCATGTAATGGGATATGACCCAGGTATCAGCTTTCATTCAGCCTATTATCCTCGAAATTCTATTATTAGCACCGTTTGCTCTAATAAATCAGAAGGTGCATATGAAATGATGACTTTGGTAGAAAAAGAAATAATAGAAGAGAGATAA
- a CDS encoding B12-binding domain-containing protein, protein MHRHPEKIAELLLAGDEQGTITYITDYLEANRQLSLYEDFLTPAMYIIGKRWERNEISVADEHLATATCDFVISMMENRKNDVSNPLHTKAMLFAVEEEEHYIGLKMAANVFKENGWEVRYLGPNLPLKHAITAVNAWQPTVIGLSAALSYRLPKLTETVRRLSNVDNKPFIVLGGRMADKFPIPNELTSQVFSMNNLHALQHWLNDMEEGGRFLDARSG, encoded by the coding sequence ATGCATAGACACCCTGAGAAAATTGCAGAATTGTTGTTAGCAGGCGATGAGCAAGGCACGATAACTTATATTACAGATTATTTAGAAGCAAATAGACAGCTTTCCTTATATGAGGATTTTTTAACTCCGGCAATGTATATAATAGGTAAACGTTGGGAAAGAAATGAAATATCTGTTGCCGATGAGCATTTAGCTACAGCAACTTGTGATTTCGTTATTTCCATGATGGAAAATCGAAAGAATGATGTCTCCAATCCCCTTCATACAAAGGCAATGTTATTTGCAGTGGAAGAAGAAGAGCACTATATTGGACTTAAAATGGCTGCAAATGTTTTTAAAGAAAATGGATGGGAAGTACGATATTTAGGTCCGAATCTTCCATTGAAACATGCAATTACAGCTGTTAACGCTTGGCAACCAACAGTGATCGGCTTGTCTGCTGCTTTATCGTATCGATTGCCTAAATTAACGGAGACCGTTCGGAGACTATCAAATGTCGATAACAAACCATTTATAGTCCTTGGTGGCCGAATGGCAGACAAATTTCCAATACCTAATGAGTTAACAAGCCAAGTATTTTCTATGAATAATTTACATGCCTTGCAACATTGGTTGAATGATATGGAAGAAGGAGGGAGGTTTCTTGATGCAAGAAGTGGATAG
- a CDS encoding class I SAM-dependent methyltransferase encodes MGSLFARVYDPIMKPLEKMKFNHIRRALLANASGNVLEIGSGTGVNFPYYKQVERVDAIEPNLQMIQQAKKNIASANVPITMHQAEAEQLPFEKNVFDSVVSTLVFCTIPDPLQALEEIRRVSKPGAPLLFFEHVRMEQPLLAHAQDMLTPAWKKVCDGCHLNRDIVSFLGQAGLEVDRINRYYKGLFLTITCKNTK; translated from the coding sequence TTGGGAAGCCTGTTTGCACGTGTGTATGATCCTATTATGAAACCATTAGAGAAAATGAAATTTAATCACATCCGGAGAGCACTTCTGGCAAATGCGTCGGGAAATGTATTGGAAATTGGTTCAGGTACAGGGGTGAATTTTCCATACTATAAGCAAGTAGAGCGTGTGGATGCTATTGAACCTAATCTACAGATGATTCAACAAGCAAAGAAAAATATAGCTTCTGCCAATGTGCCGATTACAATGCATCAAGCAGAGGCGGAGCAGCTTCCGTTTGAGAAGAATGTATTCGATTCCGTGGTTTCTACATTAGTATTTTGTACCATTCCGGATCCACTCCAAGCCCTGGAAGAAATTAGACGTGTCAGCAAACCAGGAGCGCCACTTTTATTTTTTGAACATGTACGGATGGAACAGCCTTTGCTTGCCCATGCCCAAGATATGTTGACACCTGCTTGGAAGAAAGTATGTGATGGATGTCATCTAAATCGGGATATCGTAAGTTTTCTGGGACAGGCAGGATTAGAGGTAGATCGTATTAATCGGTATTACAAAGGGTTATTTTTGACGATTACGTGTAAAAACACAAAATAG
- a CDS encoding GrpB family protein, translating to MRIRLQEYNKNWAHLYKQETIELKSIFDDEVVRFEHFGSTSVPGMKAKPVVDIMCLVKDISKIDAYNTALKAIGYEAAGEWGISGRRLFRKGGENRTHHVHVYQNDHPEIDRHLIVRDYLRTHPKEATMYSRLKEKLAQEYNDTRFYSKAKKPFIQELEHRALRWAKEK from the coding sequence ATGCGGATAAGGCTTCAAGAATATAATAAGAATTGGGCCCACCTTTATAAGCAGGAAACAATCGAGTTGAAAAGCATTTTTGATGATGAGGTTGTTCGTTTTGAGCATTTCGGCAGTACATCCGTCCCGGGTATGAAAGCAAAGCCCGTGGTAGATATCATGTGTTTAGTAAAAGACATCAGTAAAATTGATGCTTATAATACAGCACTTAAAGCAATAGGTTATGAAGCTGCAGGCGAATGGGGAATCTCAGGACGGAGGCTATTTCGTAAGGGTGGCGAAAACCGAACACATCATGTACATGTTTACCAGAATGATCATCCGGAAATCGACCGGCATCTCATCGTAAGGGATTATCTGCGTACACATCCGAAAGAAGCCACCATGTATAGTCGCTTAAAGGAAAAGCTGGCACAGGAATACAATGACACACGTTTCTATAGTAAAGCGAAAAAGCCATTCATTCAGGAACTAGAGCATCGCGCACTTCGTTGGGCAAAAGAAAAATAA
- a CDS encoding DUF420 domain-containing protein, whose amino-acid sequence MTTNDIKQKNYTPLIWVLSIAIVAVIFGTNLLPKSKDGTIFGMELTVLPGINAFLNSFTFLFLIGALIMIKKKNILAHRRFIVAAFISTFLFFISYLTYHSMAESTTYGGDGPLMYVYYFVLITHIVLAAVIVPLALITLSRGLNMQVPKHRRIARWTMPLWLYVSFTGVLVYFMISPYY is encoded by the coding sequence ATGACAACAAATGATATAAAACAAAAAAATTACACACCACTTATTTGGGTCCTATCGATAGCTATTGTGGCTGTAATTTTCGGTACAAATCTATTGCCTAAAAGTAAAGATGGCACCATATTTGGAATGGAACTGACTGTATTACCAGGTATTAATGCCTTTTTAAATAGTTTTACATTTCTGTTCCTAATTGGCGCTCTCATCATGATTAAGAAGAAAAACATTCTGGCACACCGCAGATTTATCGTAGCTGCTTTTATAAGCACGTTTCTGTTTTTCATTTCTTATTTAACCTATCATTCCATGGCAGAATCAACAACCTATGGCGGAGATGGCCCACTTATGTATGTGTATTATTTTGTTTTAATAACACATATTGTACTTGCAGCCGTCATTGTGCCATTAGCATTAATCACATTAAGCAGAGGATTAAATATGCAAGTGCCAAAACATCGACGAATAGCTCGTTGGACAATGCCACTTTGGCTGTATGTCAGCTTTACAGGCGTACTCGTATATTTCATGATCTCACCGTATTACTAA
- a CDS encoding aldo/keto reductase, which yields MNRHVKLGKSDLQVFPVGLGTNAVGGHNIYPNMLDEEQGKDVVRAALDNGINFLDTAFIYGPERSEELVGEVMKEYKRDEVVLATKGAHEFIGERTVMNNSPTFLKQQVENSLRRMQTDYIDLYYIHFPDDDTPKDEAVGALKELRDQGKIRSIGVSNFSLDQLKEANKDGYVDVIQSQYNLLHREAEKEIFPYTSKENITFIPYFPLESGLLAGKYDTSTKFTDIRAEKPSFQGEAFKENLKKVEKLREIANDYGEEVAHVVLAWYFSRPSLDVVIPGAKRVHQVKENKRASEIKLTKETIQQIDQLFS from the coding sequence ATGAATCGTCATGTAAAACTCGGTAAATCAGATCTTCAGGTTTTTCCTGTAGGATTGGGAACGAATGCAGTTGGTGGACATAATATTTATCCGAATATGCTGGATGAAGAGCAGGGAAAAGACGTAGTACGTGCCGCCCTTGATAACGGTATTAATTTTTTGGATACTGCGTTTATATATGGACCTGAACGTTCCGAAGAGCTTGTTGGAGAAGTAATGAAGGAATATAAGCGAGATGAAGTGGTGCTTGCAACAAAGGGTGCACATGAATTTATAGGTGAAAGGACGGTTATGAATAACTCACCAACCTTTCTAAAACAACAGGTGGAAAACAGTCTTCGCCGGATGCAGACTGATTATATTGATTTGTATTACATCCATTTTCCAGATGATGATACTCCAAAAGATGAAGCTGTCGGCGCCTTAAAGGAGTTGCGCGATCAGGGAAAAATCCGTTCTATTGGTGTATCTAATTTTTCCTTAGACCAATTAAAAGAAGCAAACAAAGATGGCTATGTAGATGTCATTCAATCACAATATAACTTACTCCACCGCGAAGCTGAAAAAGAAATCTTCCCTTATACGAGCAAAGAAAATATTACATTTATTCCATATTTTCCATTGGAATCCGGTTTACTTGCGGGAAAATATGATACTTCCACCAAGTTTACAGATATACGGGCTGAGAAACCAAGCTTCCAAGGTGAGGCGTTTAAGGAAAACTTGAAGAAGGTAGAAAAACTTCGCGAAATTGCTAATGATTATGGTGAAGAAGTAGCACATGTTGTACTTGCATGGTATTTCTCCAGACCATCACTGGACGTAGTTATACCAGGCGCAAAACGCGTCCACCAAGTGAAGGAAAATAAACGTGCAAGTGAGATTAAGCTGACAAAAGAAACCATTCAACAGATTGATCAGCTATTTAGTTAA
- a CDS encoding antibiotic biosynthesis monooxygenase produces the protein MYIVNSTVSVPEEKAEEVIQIYRNRSRMVDKAEGFLSFQLLQNQKKPSELTVHLEWDKRENYLKWARSDEYKQIHELEKKYPDKELAAIIPRVTQFKVVAE, from the coding sequence ATGTATATAGTAAATTCTACGGTATCGGTTCCAGAAGAGAAGGCAGAAGAAGTTATACAAATATATCGTAATCGATCCAGAATGGTAGATAAAGCAGAAGGATTTTTGTCTTTTCAATTACTTCAAAATCAAAAAAAACCTTCAGAACTGACAGTCCACTTGGAATGGGATAAGAGAGAAAATTATTTGAAATGGGCAAGAAGTGATGAATATAAACAAATTCATGAACTTGAGAAAAAATACCCTGATAAGGAACTTGCAGCTATCATTCCACGCGTAACGCAATTCAAGGTTGTTGCTGAATAA
- a CDS encoding DNA-3-methyladenine glycosylase, giving the protein MLVINMDSQEVHYLCKNDPELAKVIELIGDIQIQIRGNYYSSLVQSIIGQLISVKAANTIRERVFTACEGEITPGKIESMDEHTLKKLGFSKQKIASLRDLTERVQNGELPLEELDYLSDEEIMSRLTAVRGIGPWTAEMFLIFSMQRMNILSLADVGLQRAAKWLYGYNETDGKKLLLEKSVQWEPYKTIASFYLWRIIDDDHIRKDKGEVIHPKIN; this is encoded by the coding sequence ATGCTAGTAATAAACATGGATAGCCAGGAGGTTCATTATCTTTGTAAGAACGACCCTGAACTGGCAAAAGTAATTGAGCTTATTGGAGATATTCAGATCCAAATACGCGGGAATTATTATAGCTCACTAGTCCAATCTATCATTGGTCAGCTCATTTCCGTAAAAGCAGCAAACACCATTCGAGAACGTGTGTTTACCGCATGTGAAGGAGAAATAACTCCTGGAAAAATAGAGAGTATGGATGAGCATACACTAAAAAAGTTAGGTTTTTCCAAACAAAAAATTGCCTCATTACGGGATTTGACAGAACGCGTCCAAAATGGGGAACTCCCTTTGGAAGAACTCGATTACCTCTCCGATGAAGAAATAATGAGTAGATTGACTGCTGTCAGAGGAATTGGTCCATGGACAGCAGAGATGTTTCTTATTTTTTCCATGCAACGAATGAACATTCTTTCACTTGCCGATGTTGGTTTACAGCGAGCTGCAAAATGGCTTTATGGATACAACGAAACAGATGGTAAAAAACTGTTACTGGAAAAGTCCGTGCAATGGGAGCCATACAAAACGATTGCATCTTTTTATCTATGGCGCATTATTGATGATGATCATATAAGAAAGGATAAAGGAGAAGTGATCCATCCAAAGATCAATTAA